The Macrobrachium rosenbergii isolate ZJJX-2024 chromosome 29, ASM4041242v1, whole genome shotgun sequence genome contains the following window.
attaattgtCTCTCAGGTGTTACGTTTATGCTTCATTCACATcttattcatgataaaaaaaatctagatgTTTTATGTTCagaacataaaacacaaaataattttttaaaaattgactgCACATAACTTGAagggttttctttctttctgtatagAGCATAGACAGTCAGATGGAAAATCTACCTCACTGTCCTCGTGACCTAATGATCAGGTATTGGTCTCCGTGGCTAAGGGGTACAACTTTGGGCTTACGTTTACAAGGTCTGTGGATTGCTCCAAGTTACAACCCATCACTTCGGAAAGCTGTTAATTGGAAAcagaatatatcatatataaatatatatatataatatattagaattatatatatatatatatatatatatatatatatatatatatatatatatatatatatatatatatatatatatatatatatatatatatatatatatatatatatatatatatatatatatatatatatatatatatatatgggtggttCCAACTAATTTTATGACCTTTGTAGGTCCGTCGCTACCGCCCTGGCTTGTCACTGGGAGACCAAGATTCGTTTCCGGCGggagtcacaaatttatttctgtgaaacacatgttcatgtgttcattatttccgtTTATGCAggtgtatacgtatataatatatatatgtgtgtgtgcgtgtgtacacatAAACCTGTGCATTCAGTGAAATCTTTCAAATGTTTATGCTTGCATGGcgaagttttcattttctgtcttttataatGAGAAGATTTGGACCAAAAATTGGCTTTGATTTTCTCTGCCATCTGAAGAAAGGAAATTTTACATACTTTTCAAACCGTGTCTGATTAATTCCATCTGACTGTCTATGTTctatacagaaagagaaagaaaaaaagctctTCAAGTTATTTGCAgtcaatttttgaaaattattttgtataattttttgctCTGAACATAAAACATCCAgtctttttttatcatgaataaaaTGTGAATGTAGCATAAACGTAACACCTGAGAgacaatttatgataaatatataaaaaccattcaCTCATTGTCCGTTAGTTTAATATCATCGAGGGCTttcaatatatgatatattttaatgaCCTTCCAATCCCTACATTATACTGATGGTCTCAATATTATGCTTTACTTAAAATTCTGCAAAGTTTCGCAGGTAAGGTTATAAAGAAGAGCAGAACATTGTCCTTGACTCAGAAAAGACAGGTCTGTCTAATTGGGAACCGGATGTGGGTCCCTTCCCTAAAGGCGTTGCGATATATAAGGGGGACAGGAAGGAGTCGAGAGGTCAGTTGACGCATCGTCTCCTCTGCATCAACACCAGCCATGAAGTTCCTCGTATTTTGTGAGTGGTTTCTTTTTCTTGCGTCTGCTTTACGATAAGGATGTCATAAAGTCTGCTTCCTGGCGGAGTGATAATCAAATGTTGCTTCTCTGTTGTCTACTGGAgatcttttatcctttttaacGTCTGTGTGAAAGATTATTTAGCATTTAATTAGGTAAACACAGGCTATAGTTTTAAACATAGGGACCCTAGCATCCATTATATAAAAACTATTCTCTTAATCTCTTAATACAGGTACCAAGAATTGTAGATTTTTAGAAAAACTTCATAACATGCACAACTACAAGATACAACCATTTCCTTCAACTCTCTAAACtaacaaaaatgtatttcaaataaaTCTTGTAAACTAACTAACCTCCTTTCTCATCAGCTGTTGCGGTTGCTCTTGTTACTGGACAACAGTTCCAGCAGAGTCTGGAATTCAACAACCCAGCTGTCAGACTTGCTGGTCCAGGATTCTTCCAGCAAGGAAGCTCATTAAGTTCTGGATTCACTTTTGATAACAACAGAAACAGCCAGTTACAAAATCGAGGATCAGATGCTCAGTTCAGTCCTCTTTCGAACAACAGAAACTCTGAGTCGTTTGTGAGGTTCCAGAATGATAATCAGTTCCAGTCTGGAAGGACATCTTTCCAGCAGAACCAGCAAAATAGTTTAAATTCATTTGATAATGGAAACCGAGACAGGTTCCAGGCTCAGTCCCTTCAACAAAGTCAACAAAATACATTCTCCACTGGAATATTCCAGCAAGACAGTGGTAATCAGTTCCAGTCTACCGGCAGTTTAAGCACATCTCAGGTCAATGATGGCTTCAGTTCAGGTTTGATCGGAGGACTTTCTTCCAGTCAGCCTCAGACTTTCACTGATAACCAACAAGACTCGAGAAGAAACCGCCTTACAGCAATCAACGTCCAGCTGACCCCCACAATTCGCTTCCAGGACCGACAGGTAACTGGGACTTccttccagaccaacagaaatCAGCAGAATGCTGATAGTAGGTTCCAGCAAACTGGCTTCTCTGGAGTAAGgtttgaaaacaacaacaacaataacaacaacatccaGTTCAGTACCAACAGCCAGGTGTCATCCAGAAGCCAATCCCAGTCCAGCAACAGACAGCAGCTGAACGCCGCTTCCTCCCTCAGTCAGTTCACTGACGAGGTCAACGGGGTCTTCGAGCCTTTGAACCTGCCGTCTGGCGCCACCCTTTTGCTGGGCAGGATCTCGTCCTCCTTCAGCTGCGCCGACAAACCTTATGGTTACTACGCTGATCAAGAGAACTCGTGCCGTGTGTTCCACATCTGCAACCCTGCGCTCTTCTCTGATGGCAAGATCGAGACCTACCAGTACAGGTATGGAACAGAAATTCTCCCCACACAACGGTTTTTATAGTGAGGAAGTAATTATATTTTGGCAAAACCTTGTTTATCACTTATTGTAGTAACTAATTGTTAAGTTAAATTTGGATAAATTCAGCTGAAAACTATACTTATTGAATACAAGCTAGCCATAATGACAGCGTGGACCATTAGTTATCATCATCTATTTgctattaccataattattgacTGTTAAAGTATGTATTACTGATTTATAATTGAAAATACTTGCATTGCTCATATTCTATTGTAAAGATATCTGCAACACTTCATTCCTATATCTCGTTTCTTTCCTGAAGCTTCATGTGTGGCGAAGGCACCGTCTTTGACCAAGACGCGTTGACCTGCAAAGCAGAGTACGACGCTACGCCCTGTCAAGAGGCTGCCAACTTCTACTTCAGAAACGAGCAATTCGGTCGTTTGGAGGACAGGAATTTCTAAAGGGTTTCAGAGACACTGGAGTGAGAGCTTGAGCGTCTCCGATGTAACTCAAAGTCAGGTGGATTTTATGTAAAAGCGGAACATTACTCGAGATGGCTAGAATTGAACTTTGCAATGTATAGATGTACAGTTATTATCAATAAATCACTAAGATAATTTGGTGCTTCAATTATATCCGCATTCAGAATAAAGGTTCTGTAAAGGTTTTATGAGATAACAAATCAGATACTACGGTGCTATTTTGAAAATTTGGTTTTGTTGCTGATCGTGATGTGTAAGGTATTTCTGGATGAAGGAAAAATTCCAAAGGAATGCCCGAGAGGAATAACTGTTTATCTGTAGCTGACATAACCAAAATATGATCCCCCTGTCGGAGTGACTGAAACCgatcaggatatttcagtttttcgATTAGATAGTTAAAATTTGTTACCAGAAATTCAAAAACCGTAGTAATGTATCACGTTTGGATGTCTTTcagaactttatttttaaaaataaagttcttaaaaataaagGTGTCCTTAGACGTGTTCCTGAAAACTAGTCTATTTTATCCTTATCTGATAATAAGTTTCCACGGCCGATATCACAGTAACGTAGAAAGGACATGTAATACCACATGACCAGAATTACTACGCCTGAAAAATAATACGGAGGAATTGTGGCTTTGTAATCTGCGTTAACAACTGTAAGTGATTTGAACACGAAATTTCAGGTTCAGTATTGTGTAAATTTCAGGATTAAATTGTATTCCAGTTTGATCTGAAGGTGTACTATCCATTGCATCCTGTAAATTTTCAGCATGCGACTTACAGGTTTTTCTAAGTCCAAAACTGTTTATCATAAAATACTATGCTTATCTTACAATAATATGCCTTTACGACAATATTACtaagtttatcatatatataaataatatatatatatatatatatatatatatatatatatatatatatatatatatgtattataaatatatatgtgtatatatatatatatatatatatatatttattcatttagacatatatatgtgttagtataatagataaatatatatctttttagatttaaacatATTtagactgataaataaaaatgaggcaTGGAGCTTGAATAAACCCAAGCCTATGGAGGCCCATGGCACAGGGCTGTGACACAACAGAAGGTTAGATAACATTGGTTATATGGTCTCTCAATAAGGCGCATGGGGTGATATTGTTGCCACAAAAAGTAACGCAGAAACTTTAATCACTTATGTGTACATAcgagcatttgtgtgtgtgtgtgtttgtgtgtttgtgtgtacaaagGAGCATAAACACACACGttaaagttaagttaaagtcCCCCTAGGCCTccgtaggctcatagggcaggcgctgatctcctgtttcttaggtaATGAATGAAATCCGAAAGCATTTGGAGTCTTGTCCTTCGTTCCATCTCTGTTCCAAATATTCCCAAAAGTATCTGATTCCCGAAGGTCAGCGTTTACCAGTTATTCCTGTTTCTGCTGTAGCAAACGTCAAAGTGCTGGGAATAAAGCTTAACACTCGATGCAACTTGGTTCATTGAGAGGAACACTTATCAAGGAGACGTGAATTATTTGTTAAGTGTTGCACTATTTTCCTCAAAGTTTCTTCAGATTAATTCAGTAGCACTTGACAGATGTTTGAAGCAACTGACTCtcgggaatttttatttttagaatatttttcgaAGACTCATGATAGAC
Protein-coding sequences here:
- the LOC136854366 gene encoding probable serine/threonine-protein kinase clkA — protein: MKFLVFSVAVALVTGQQFQQSLEFNNPAVRLAGPGFFQQGSSLSSGFTFDNNRNSQLQNRGSDAQFSPLSNNRNSESFVRFQNDNQFQSGRTSFQQNQQNSLNSFDNGNRDRFQAQSLQQSQQNTFSTGIFQQDSGNQFQSTGSLSTSQVNDGFSSGLIGGLSSSQPQTFTDNQQDSRRNRLTAINVQLTPTIRFQDRQVTGTSFQTNRNQQNADSRFQQTGFSGVRFENNNNNNNNIQFSTNSQVSSRSQSQSSNRQQLNAASSLSQFTDEVNGVFEPLNLPSGATLLLGRISSSFSCADKPYGYYADQENSCRVFHICNPALFSDGKIETYQYSFMCGEGTVFDQDALTCKAEYDATPCQEAANFYFRNEQFGRLEDRNF